A genomic region of Methanothermobacter sp. CaT2 contains the following coding sequences:
- the hdrC gene encoding CoB--CoM heterodisulfide reductase subunit C, giving the protein MSVLKRLKEMLMGEKKEEDSKTEEPEKTETPTESTKQEEKPQPQEKPSDEPSASAETEKPEETQKVEEPVGASEEASAEEPETADVEEDESEEPAETSHEDEEVVEDEDSSEDSDSEEESEEEEDKSERSDIMTLLQREENIIRKGNIDKEFSEKIKAAGGDSLEYCFQCGTCTGSCPSGRRTPYRVRQIIRKANVGLKDEIISDPTLWMCTTCYSCQERCPRKVRIVDVVKLARNEAAKAGFMAPAHKAVGSFVIKTGHGVPINDATMELRKAVGLGELPPTTHQFPEALEEVQKIIKATGFDQLIGYNWETGELE; this is encoded by the coding sequence ATGTCAGTTCTAAAACGCCTAAAAGAAATGTTGATGGGTGAGAAGAAGGAAGAGGACAGTAAAACAGAGGAGCCAGAGAAAACAGAGACCCCAACAGAGTCCACCAAACAGGAAGAAAAACCTCAACCTCAAGAAAAACCTTCAGATGAACCCTCTGCATCTGCAGAAACAGAAAAACCAGAGGAAACTCAAAAGGTCGAAGAACCTGTGGGGGCCTCTGAGGAAGCATCAGCTGAAGAACCCGAAACTGCAGATGTTGAGGAGGATGAATCTGAAGAACCTGCCGAAACCTCCCATGAGGATGAGGAGGTAGTTGAGGATGAAGACTCTTCGGAGGATTCTGATTCTGAAGAAGAATCAGAGGAGGAAGAGGATAAAAGCGAAAGGAGTGATATAATGACCCTACTGCAGAGAGAAGAAAACATAATCAGAAAGGGTAATATTGACAAGGAGTTCTCTGAAAAAATAAAGGCCGCAGGCGGTGACAGTCTGGAATACTGTTTCCAGTGCGGTACATGCACAGGATCCTGCCCATCTGGAAGAAGAACCCCTTACAGGGTAAGACAGATAATAAGGAAGGCAAATGTTGGATTAAAGGATGAAATAATCTCAGATCCAACCCTCTGGATGTGTACAACATGTTACTCCTGCCAGGAAAGGTGCCCACGTAAGGTCAGAATCGTGGATGTCGTGAAACTTGCAAGGAACGAAGCAGCCAAAGCAGGATTCATGGCACCAGCACACAAGGCAGTTGGATCATTCGTTATAAAAACAGGTCACGGAGTACCAATCAACGACGCAACAATGGAGCTTCGAAAGGCTGTTGGTCTTGGAGAACTACCACCAACAACACACCAGTTCCCTGAAGCACTTGAAGAGGTTCAGAAAATCATCAAGGCAACAGGCTTTGACCAGTTAATAGGCTACAACTGGGAAACAGGTGAACTTGAATAA
- a CDS encoding archaeosine tRNA-ribosyltransferase produces MSKTEYQIKLHDGPARLGLLGDSETPLLVRYEKMDIAPYETIPHNVPREIAEWGVTETLEMASESDAEYAFIHGSRYTDLRVRCALELEEIGFRKLIVANMDELLQRPMEMVRILTEIREAIKPETMLCSAFSPPAFIPLLAYMGVDVFSDAAAEFYGMINVLFTETHTYPLDTYRICSYSTDELIERNRLTLDLVLREVREHIKNGTLRNLVEERAASSPQNMSALRVLDHEMQEFLQKYTPLY; encoded by the coding sequence ATGAGCAAGACTGAATATCAGATAAAATTACATGACGGACCCGCAAGGCTGGGTCTTCTCGGAGATTCTGAAACTCCCCTGCTTGTTAGATATGAAAAGATGGATATCGCCCCATATGAAACCATCCCTCACAATGTACCCCGGGAAATCGCAGAGTGGGGTGTCACTGAAACCCTGGAGATGGCCTCTGAATCTGATGCAGAATACGCATTCATACATGGATCCCGCTATACTGACCTCAGAGTAAGATGCGCCCTTGAACTTGAGGAGATTGGTTTCAGGAAACTCATAGTGGCAAATATGGATGAACTGCTCCAGAGACCCATGGAGATGGTTCGGATTCTGACTGAAATACGTGAGGCCATAAAACCTGAGACCATGCTGTGTTCAGCATTCTCTCCCCCGGCCTTCATCCCCCTCCTCGCGTATATGGGTGTGGATGTGTTCTCAGACGCCGCTGCAGAGTTCTATGGTATGATCAACGTTTTATTCACTGAGACCCATACCTATCCCCTGGACACCTACAGGATCTGCAGTTACAGTACAGATGAACTGATTGAAAGGAACAGGCTGACACTGGATCTGGTGCTGCGGGAGGTCCGTGAACACATAAAGAACGGTACACTGAGAAACCTCGTCGAGGAGCGTGCCGCCTCTTCGCCCCAGAACATGTCTGCACTCAGAGTACTGGACCATGAAATGCAGGAATTCCTCCAGAAGTACACCCCCCTCTACTGA
- the dph5 gene encoding diphthine synthase, which translates to MLYIIGLGLYDENDISVKGLKALKACSRVYAEFYTAILQGASLSAIEELTGKDIDILRREEIEEERVPLLEAEKSDVALLVPGDPLIATTHTELILDARRRGIETRVIHASSIISAAPGLAGLQAYKFGRIITVPFTSENYFPTSPYVNIKDNLERDSHSLVLLDIEAHKRRYMTANEGLEYLLRASEKLGDDTINGKTLAVVIARAGSERPLVRAEAISSLLKEDFGDPLHCLVVPAGLHFIEAEYLVEVAGAPRSIVEAMII; encoded by the coding sequence ATGCTTTACATAATTGGACTTGGACTTTACGATGAAAATGATATATCAGTTAAGGGTCTGAAGGCCTTAAAGGCCTGCAGCAGGGTTTACGCTGAATTCTACACTGCAATCCTCCAGGGTGCCAGTTTATCTGCAATTGAGGAGTTAACCGGTAAGGATATAGATATACTGCGCAGGGAGGAAATTGAGGAGGAAAGGGTACCACTTCTTGAGGCAGAAAAATCCGATGTGGCGCTCCTTGTCCCGGGGGACCCCCTCATTGCGACCACACATACGGAACTGATCCTGGACGCAAGGAGGAGGGGCATAGAGACAAGGGTCATTCACGCATCATCCATAATATCCGCTGCACCGGGCCTTGCAGGGCTGCAGGCCTACAAGTTCGGGAGGATAATCACAGTACCCTTCACATCAGAAAATTACTTCCCAACATCCCCTTACGTTAATATAAAGGATAACCTTGAGAGGGATTCCCATTCACTGGTGCTCCTGGATATAGAGGCCCATAAAAGGAGGTACATGACTGCAAATGAGGGCCTTGAATACCTGCTGCGGGCATCAGAGAAACTTGGTGATGACACAATCAATGGAAAGACCCTGGCAGTTGTAATTGCAAGGGCCGGCTCTGAAAGGCCCCTTGTAAGGGCCGAGGCAATATCCTCACTTCTTAAGGAGGACTTTGGGGATCCACTTCACTGTCTTGTTGTCCCGGCCGGACTCCACTTCATCGAGGCCGAGTACCTTGTTGAGGTTGCAGGTGCGCCCCGTTCCATTGTGGAGGCTATGATAATCTGA
- a CDS encoding class I SAM-dependent methyltransferase family protein codes for MKGLKVPKKKANDIIRILTERSLLNRDYRIKRNESHVYIPVIDTGVAGEFDDVEVIDDVFERSKRSPRSFTDMLKSSIPEDVLASIKRSFDIIGDTVILEIPEELHEYRHAIGEAALKFTGRSAVYMKRSGVKGVTRTRDLELISGSPVSETVHREYGSRIKVDIRSVYFSPRLANEREIVARQVKEGEVVLDMFAGAGPFAVAVARHGKASRIYAVDINPAAVGYIRENAHLNRAEDIIVPVEGDVREFLKDKECFVDHVIMNLPGTACEFLDDAIRAVRDGGIIHYYEFSRDFETPVKRLRDAAAPFKVEILDRRRVKSRSPGVWHIGIDARIKKR; via the coding sequence ATGAAGGGTTTAAAGGTTCCAAAGAAAAAGGCCAATGACATAATCAGGATTTTAACTGAGAGGTCTCTCCTTAACAGGGATTACAGGATAAAGAGGAATGAAAGCCATGTTTACATACCGGTGATCGACACCGGGGTTGCAGGGGAATTTGATGATGTTGAGGTCATCGATGATGTTTTTGAGAGAAGTAAACGCTCCCCGAGAAGTTTTACTGATATGCTGAAATCCAGTATCCCTGAGGACGTGCTTGCATCCATCAAAAGGTCCTTTGATATAATAGGGGATACCGTTATCCTTGAGATACCTGAGGAGCTCCATGAGTACAGGCATGCAATAGGTGAGGCCGCCCTTAAATTCACGGGGCGGAGTGCCGTGTACATGAAGAGGAGTGGGGTGAAGGGTGTTACAAGGACCAGGGACCTTGAACTCATCTCAGGTTCTCCTGTATCTGAAACCGTCCATAGGGAGTACGGGAGCCGTATAAAGGTTGATATAAGGAGTGTGTACTTCAGCCCCCGCCTTGCCAATGAGAGGGAAATCGTTGCCAGGCAGGTGAAGGAGGGGGAGGTTGTCCTTGACATGTTTGCAGGTGCCGGGCCCTTTGCAGTTGCAGTTGCAAGGCATGGGAAGGCATCCAGGATATACGCTGTTGACATAAACCCCGCTGCCGTCGGTTACATCAGAGAAAATGCCCATCTGAACCGGGCAGAGGATATCATAGTCCCTGTTGAGGGTGATGTGAGGGAGTTCCTGAAGGATAAGGAGTGCTTTGTAGACCATGTGATCATGAATCTCCCGGGAACTGCCTGCGAATTTCTTGATGACGCCATCCGGGCAGTCAGGGATGGGGGCATCATACACTACTATGAATTTTCAAGGGACTTCGAAACCCCTGTGAAACGCCTGAGGGACGCCGCGGCACCATTCAAAGTGGAGATCCTGGATAGGAGAAGGGTGAAGTCAAGGAGTCCAGGTGTATGGCATATCGGTATCGACGCAAGAATAAAAAAGAGGTGA